The Acidobacteriota bacterium genome has a window encoding:
- a CDS encoding glutathione peroxidase, translated as MVLLKVAAGLLALVLVGGALLYSRLDVRASDQSAVGPRTEATVYGFTLPLNDGTPKALKDYEGRVLLIVNTASKCGFTPQYEGLEKLYETYQDRGFLVLAFPSNDFLDQEPGSDAEIAQFCRLNYGVTFPVFAKSRVKGKDMNPLYRFLTERSGFDGDISWNFNKFLVDRKGRVVARFGSRTAPQDAELVQAVETALGPVS; from the coding sequence ATGGTGTTGCTCAAAGTTGCAGCGGGACTTCTGGCTCTGGTTCTTGTGGGGGGCGCGCTTCTGTATTCGCGCCTGGACGTCCGCGCCTCGGATCAGAGCGCCGTGGGCCCACGGACCGAAGCCACCGTCTACGGGTTTACCCTTCCCCTGAACGACGGGACGCCGAAGGCCCTCAAGGACTACGAGGGCAGGGTCCTGCTCATCGTGAACACGGCCTCCAAGTGCGGCTTCACGCCCCAGTACGAGGGGCTGGAGAAGCTCTACGAGACTTATCAAGACAGGGGCTTCCTGGTCCTGGCCTTCCCCTCCAACGACTTCCTGGACCAGGAGCCGGGGAGCGATGCCGAGATCGCCCAGTTCTGCCGCCTGAACTACGGCGTCACCTTTCCCGTCTTCGCGAAATCCCGGGTAAAAGGGAAGGACATGAACCCCCTCTACCGCTTCCTCACGGAGCGCTCCGGCTTCGACGGGGACATCTCCTGGAACTTCAACAAGTTCCTCGTGGACCGGAAGGGGAGAGTCGTGGCCCGCTTCGGCTCCCGCACCGCCCCTCAGGATGCCGAACTCGTCCAGGCGGTGGAGACCGCCCTGGGACCCGTGTCCTGA